A stretch of DNA from Solea solea chromosome 11, fSolSol10.1, whole genome shotgun sequence:
CCTTTAGGGCAcggatcagcaagtaaatgtggtcaaGGGCCAATTTGTtttgtaagcaattgaatatttgggccaaaacatgGTTTCTTCATCAGATAAAGTGCAATaaaacatcttcagtcagaaacaaaaacccatGTTTGCCTTAACCTAACAATCAGCAGCTTGTTATGAAGACAAGTGCATGTGAGATATAGGTGCTCGTACTGTTAATAGTAACTGTGTGTCATTTCAATTATAAGAtttactgcttcttcttctttgagcctaacaaATGCAAATAGACATTTATTCCCccaacagcagtgttttcatttttattctttagtttaggttaactgtcaattctagAAACAGAATCTATTTCAATAActtcatataaaacaataaaataaaataaaataaaagctcaatatgaaatatagattttatttctgacaataagcaaataatttaagatcAGGTTTGGTAAAGATTTGGTAAATCATCTTCcgggccagatactgatgctggcggggccagttttggcccatgggccacCAACTGCTGACCACTgatcgccacagcgaatcatcTGCCTAATAggtattgttcttgtttaacaataaacaattaaaactcAGACAATAGAAACAAACGCTAGACTCGTGCGGTATGCAAATAAAACTGCTGGTACTTAAAATAGTAAGATTTAAGCACTggcatcatttaaaaactgaatctATGATAGAATAtggttcatgttttatttctggtGTAGCCATGCAATTAATATGTACCATAGACATACTTTCATATGTTgcaacttttcatttttgatgtCCAACTGAATCATCTGAATCCAGACAAATGAAGCTGTTTCATACTCTGTTGCCTCAGGGGTCTGGCACTGAGCAGCAGATCAGAACTTCAGCAGGtgctggagaggaggaagagggtgcAGAGTGACCAGGTGGACGAGGGACAGAGCAGGACTCCTCTGGAGGACGTGCTGCTGAGACGTCAGCAGAAACAACTGGAGGTCAGAGACAGTAATAAGGTTCATGCTTTTAATCCATGACACTGctttaagaaagaaaacatgaagtACAAATGGGTCCAAAGTTTTATGAATATTTAGCACCTaatgcttttcattttcttctttcagaAGGAGAAGAAACACGGAGAAAAAGAACAAGAGGAAGCCCAACTGATGGAGTTTGTCAGAGTGAGACAGAACCTCAGAAAGATCCACTCTGTGATGCAGAACAAGGCTGGGAACCTCTAGAATGCCACAGAGGACCTTAAATGCATCATGAACTCTGGTTGAATTTAACATCCTCTGGTTGTACCCTGCAAAAGTAACAATGTATGATTAATGATTTGTAAAACATGAAGATACACAATCTGATGGAAACAGTTTGCTTTTATATCTGTTCAAAGAAGCTGCAGCTCTGGACGTCACAAGATTCACTTTGTTtacaccgccatgttggcaggaaaaggtTTAGCAGACATGAATGGTGCTAGTGACCGTTTCAAgatgtcagagttcactgtgctcTTCACGGCTCTGGAGGGGATTTTCATGGAAACAGCCGGACCAGAGAATATTCTGGAcatgatgtacattttaaactttCTGCTAAACTTTTCCTTAACATACTTAACATACTGGATAGTGTGACATCAGCTACCGGTGCTCAACAGCAGGTTGTGGAAACCAGCATGGTCTtggacttattattattatattattatcaaaCTTTGATTGTGTTTTCTATTAAAATGCTACATGTGTTATTGAACAatagttgtgttgttatttaaatataGGCTACTTTAGTTCAGAGATGTCTTGTTCTTGGTGCATCTGCATGGAATGAAAAGAGAATATAAAGAAATGAATCgatccaatttacctaattcctAATCTGGAGCTGGAGattaggaacacacacacacacagaacatgcaaagtccacacagaaaataaaccaATGGGTGATAAGGTGTAGAAATCAATTTTAGTTTGTTGCTTCAGTGACCttcttgttgtgaggcaacagtgttagtcattacaccaccgtgtgggcattatcagcagagaaaacagtaaataaatgttatactgtATACCAGCAGCATATTAGCAAAATaatccacacaaacaaagtaaaatgtGTGCTTGAGGTGGTTAAGTgtagtatatttatttacagtatgtcaACAGTACAGTACGTCTTTGAGTGTCGAGAAACGCGCTATATAAatgtgatgtattattattattattatattaaacacTCACTGTTGCATGTAcgttacatacatacaaacacatacacatgttttaCGTCACACCGTGTCCTGTAGCGCCTACCAGAGGTGGAGTGATGAATATTCATCTGTTAAATTGAGTGAAACAGTGTTGAATCGTGTTAATACTGCTGTTATGAGACAGATTCAGAAtccaggtcacaggtcacaggtcacaggtcacaggtctcCTTCCTAATCAGGAGCTATTGAGTTTACCTGTGATGTTGTTGCACAGCTGAGGGCAATCAGGCTGGCTGAGCTGGGAGGTTATAAAGGCTTGTTAGACTTTCCTCTTTGTTGGTTGATTTTCTTCAGAGAGTCAACATCACAACTCTCACCATTCAATTACTGTCTGTGCTTAGTAACTGCTCGACCACTAAATTGTGTTAGCTCCTAGTGAATGACCTGTGTGGTGTTTTTGGGCTTTGGTGTTCTTGATTATCTTATTGTCTTATCTTATTCTTATTGTGTACCAACTCTCCATGTTGTCCTGCATCTAATTGTTAGTTTCAGTCCTAAATTagtattaaaaatacataatatgCACTGACCCTTGTTATTATCGCCAAGGTTCTCAGTGGAAAAATAGCCCAGCCAATCACATAATTGAAATAGTTTATGTCTTAGTTCAGACCCAAATATAATGTTTAATTCACCATAGATTTTGTTCCACAACTCGTTGGCTTCATGGGAGACACAGTTCTCTTCCAATGAGACTTTGATGAACATTTATAAAGGTTAACTGACTCCATGGTGATGTCATGATTCTTGATTTCACTTTTGTAAATGTTAATTCACAATATAGacgcaaataataataaatattattactttatttggCTGTTAAAATGGCTGCAAACGTAGTGAAataatattatgaaaaaaatacagctatttatttatttgtaacagTAAATGTTCTCTGTGTTATCTTATCATAACAATCCTGTTACATATACCTCCTTGCCAGGTGATGGCGGTAATGAGTCATTACTAACTATGGTCGCCCCTCCCCTCCCGTCCCGTCGCCGGTAGTGTCGTGTCCTGTtctgtcctgtgtttgtgtttatttttcggtctgtgtgctgtgatgctgtgatgtAGTGATGTCAGCTCAGGATTAAGTGACTTCACAAATCACAAACTTCAGAGGAAGATTAAGAAGAACATGGCGGACGAAGCTCCTTTCCAGTTTTTACACAGCGAACTAATCCAGTACATAACGAAGTCAGCTGACAGCGGAGACACGGTGAGAGTCACTCAGTCAGGACGTGTTGACATTTTACTGACCtgtcattcatccattcattcattcattcattacttcTTTTAGGAGAATGCCAGGAACATCACCAAACTGGAGATCATGGGCTTTAGAGTCGGCCAAGGACTAATAGAGAGGTAGCTATGAAGCTAACTGCTGCTAATGTTTGTTCCGACTGTCCACTTCACTGTGACCGCAGTTAAAATGGCCTCCTGCTTCTTATGTGAATGAAGTGGATCAGTCGTGTAAATATCTTCATTCTCAGCAAGGTTGATTAGTGTCTACTGCAAATTCAATACATAAGAATAAAGCTGatttcagagagaaaaaaaccccattaTGCCACCCAATGGTCTGCCcacatttctgattgtttcttCAAAAGTCAAGTAATATTGATTAAATGTACTGTCAATAAATCAAAAGCAATAAGAGCCATGGGGTTTGACAGATTTCTGTTGGACTGTCACCCTTTTGTATTTCTTATAAATGAAATCAGAAAGTATTATGGTAGTGTCATAGCCCTTTTTTCTTGGATTTAATTTCTAATCATGGAAGAGACGTAACACCAAACttattacatttgaaatgttatGTAATTATGTCGATTCAATGTTGGGCTTCAACTTCCTGTTAATTATTATTCCATTGTGGCAATAATCCTTTGATTGAAGTAACGTTGAGCTCCTGGTTTTTATTTAtgcagcatttttttcccccatcctTAGACTAACTAAAGACACAGTGCGGTTCAAAGACGAGCTGGACATCATGAAGTTCATCTGTAAAGACTTCTGGACGTGTGTGTTCAAGAAGCAAATCGACAACCTTCGCACAAATCACCAGGTAACACTGAACTCCTGTCGTCCGTACAGTAGGCTATCGTTCAGCAGTCGTACGTCGGCAGCTGCTCTGATGCTGGTGTCGTGTGTTTCAGGGCATCTACGTTCTTCAGGACAACAAGGTCCGATCGCTGAGTCAGCTGTCGGCTGGTAAACAGTATCTGGAACAAGCTCCAAAGGTATTCTTCACTACACTGAGACTCTAGGCCTTTGTTCTGGAAAGCTCTGTTTTAAAGGAGCTTAATAGCATTTTATCAAACAAGAGTCCAATgggaaataatatttataacaGTACAAAATACTCAGATGTTAGGATATTGTCTAAATacatggttgactgtgtttttcgCAGTATCTGGCCTTCACCTGTGGTTTGGTGAGAGGAGCTCTGACCAACCTGGGAGTGAAGAGTATAGTGACTGCTGAGGTGTCCGTCATGCCTGCGTGTAAGACAACACATCACGCGTCTATCACAATATTACACCGTTGATGTTTTTAGACTAAGCTGTATCTCTGTACTCTGTAACATTATCCATATATCTTCTAAAAGCTTGTGATTTTGATGAGCTACTGTATTTTGAATGAACAttctaaaatgaaaaacaagacttCATTATTAATCATGAGGTCCTGGAATCACTGGAAAGATTCCTGGCGCCCTCTTGTGGCACCTCAAAATAAATCCAGCATTTCCAAGTCAtcaacatgacatttaaataactTAACCCCGTTCTGATAATGGAAAAGTCACCGCAATCAACTTAATGTGAGTGCTTTTAATTGTGATGCGTGATAATATTATATGTTGTGACATGATCCATATCTAAGATACAATGCTGGTTAACGTTTTTGGTGGCTTAACAAAAGATGTGTCTCTTCACATCCAAAATAATTCCACCTCCACAGACTGCGCTGGCAAAGGCAAATGGAAGAATATAGATCAACTTGAGCAGGAGTGGTATCTGAATTTGAAGCAGCCTGGACTGGTTTATCTTTTCCAGCCACTAGATGGGGCTGTTGATCAGAAGAGCAGAGTAATACCACTGACAGGAATGTTGTTCACTCATTATCACATGCACAAAACCGGGAGCATTTATCAAAGCAGCTcagttacatttttaacattattcttgtctctgttgtttgttGACCTTCAGGTTTCAACTTCATGAAACCAAAAAACAGTTCTCTGCACTTTCTTCATGAAACCGTGGTCATTATTTTAGGCTGGACCATAGGCTGTCCACAGAACCTGGCCTTAGTCCTCGAGTTCTTCCATGGACACTActgtacaagtaaaagtacactgaataaccaccagggggcaactcagctggttgcaaaaagatgTCTGTTTTGAAAATGAGTCTACTtctcacatgttttatttattgcctGTTTGCATGAGGATTCAAAGCCAGTTTAGATTCTTATGGTTGACGTCATGACCAGTTGCTACttgtctctgactctgtgttGTGCACTAACAcatgtttatttctctgtttgtttgtttgtttgtttgtttgtttgtttgtttgtttgtctgcaggTAAATTCCAGGTCATGATCCAGAAAATGTAGCATCTTGCGAGGCCGTACCAActgttcactcactcatgttttAGAGGAAAGAGCGTTTCCTGCTGGCAGACTGTCAGACTCTTCAAAATGCCTTGATGATTATTTCTGACTGAGATcgattttttgttattattattattattattaaatatatatatatatatatatatatgtgtatataaagtcTACACATTTCTCACTAAGCAAATGTGCTTAGTCACTTTGTGTCGTATTCAACTGATGGACAATGAACTACAGTATTTGGGGAAAATGACTAATTGCAGCTTTTCTGACAGaggactttgtttttaaataaatattcttcAAATCAGTATTGACTGAGTAGAAGATTTAAAACCTGATACCATGATAATATTCTCTATACTCTAATGGATAACATTAAAGACATGAACTGCTTCCAACGTGTGTaatgcattttttaatttgtacaAGTTGTATTTGAATGTCTTTTCATGTTGTATGGCTTCTCTCTTAGTCAAGTAAAAgtattgttttcctgtcagATAAcgtaaaaatgattttaatagATTCATTTAAGATATACATTTCTTTTCTAAGCCACAAGTAATCTCCACTCAGAAGTGCAGATGCTGTGTTTACTGACCTGCTGTGAGAGCACACAGCTGTGCCAACAGAGCTGTTTCCatggaaagacagaaagacagacacttTCATGTAACATGCAAGTGAAAATTGGTGAAGCTATAGTGTGTTTaagtttttaaatatatacaaatatctACTATCAAACACCAAGAACTGTCCATGAAAACCTTCACAAGCAGATTATTCTGCTAATAAGAGACCTTGACATTAAATTGGGACTCCTATTTTATTCAGAATCGTGATTTTGGCTGTCTGCGAACGGGATTATCTGTGTGCCAAACACAAtgtcgctgctgctgttcctgcaccatgCAGCTCCGAGATTCCTGGACAAGTCTAGACAAGTGACACCACATTCACAAAAGGTACTCAGTCCTTCAAACtcccaacaacacacacacacac
This window harbors:
- the trappc6b gene encoding trafficking protein particle complex subunit 6b, whose amino-acid sequence is MADEAPFQFLHSELIQYITKSADSGDTENARNITKLEIMGFRVGQGLIERLTKDTVRFKDELDIMKFICKDFWTCVFKKQIDNLRTNHQGIYVLQDNKVRSLSQLSAGKQYLEQAPKYLAFTCGLVRGALTNLGVKSIVTAEVSVMPACKFQVMIQKM
- the si:ch211-218o21.4 gene encoding protein FAM107B, whose amino-acid sequence is MSLNGSLPNNDNPAHMDVPVAPSYRMINTTQTNNHRKGKEVQAEARSGHSTPVKSLRTHNELHKELLLTHKKGLALSSRSELQQVLERRKRVQSDQVDEGQSRTPLEDVLLRRQQKQLEKEKKHGEKEQEEAQLMEFVRVRQNLRKIHSVMQNKAGNL